Genomic segment of Betaproteobacteria bacterium:
GCGCTCCGGGAGGGGGGTAGCCATGATCGGAAGATTGGAACAAGGCCGGTCAGGATACTGTACGAATACTCAGTAATTCAAGTATCCTTGATCCCTGGAGCTACTGACGCCGCTTGACATTGCCCTGGCGACAGCTCGATCACTCAATTGCATCAATCAGGTAGGACGCATGGAAACGACCGAACTCGCAGAAGCATCGTCTCACCTGTGCGAGCTCAACCCAGCCCAGCGCGCTGCCGTCGCATACGGTATCCAGGGTCGCGAGCACGTGGACGCCGCCCCGCCGCTGCTCATCATCGCCGGGGCGGGAACCGGCAAGACCAAGACGCTGACCCACCGGGTCGCTCATCTACTGCTGAATGGTGCCGACCCGCGTCGCATCCTTCTCCTGACGTTCGCTCGACGGGCGGCCGCGGAGATGACGCGGCGCGTCGAGCACATCTGCTCGCAGGCCACCCGGGGACGCTCCGGAATGCCGGCCGATGCGATCGAATGGTCGGGGACCTTCCACGCCGTCGGCGCGCGGCTGCTGCGATTGCATGCGGAATCGATCGG
This window contains:
- a CDS encoding AAA family ATPase, with product METTELAEASSHLCELNPAQRAAVAYGIQGREHVDAAPPLLIIAGAGTGKTKTLTHRVAHLLLNGADPRRILLLTFARRAAAEMTRRVEHICSQATRGRSGMPADAIEWSGTFHAVGARLLRLHAESIGLDASFSICDRGDAEDLMDVVREDLGYSSTRNRFPKKGTCLSIYSYAVNAQTSLRETLRRAFPWCAEWEDDLGKLFGGYVAAKQAQGVLDYDDLLLYWAKMMEVSEIGALVA